From Drosophila virilis strain 15010-1051.87 chromosome X, Dvir_AGI_RSII-ME, whole genome shotgun sequence, the proteins below share one genomic window:
- the LOC6631415 gene encoding phospholipid-transporting ATPase IF isoform X1 — MNFFGHDYLSGFRRINHTVTYHTPNWADQEPQYYLKDTFVWKQRKGSRVSTINDWLQIQIGGSEDVKKKKPSNQNRIKSTKYTLLTFLPQNLLEQFRRIANFYFLVMTIISLLIDSPVSPMTSLLPLVFVIAVTAAKQGYEDILRYRTDNVVNRSPVTIIKNGAEAIIQSQNVAPGDLIVVERDCDVPCDLVLLRSTDPHGKCFITTANLDGESNLKTLMVPRELPTVPIEEMHKLGVIECESAGTDLYSFNGKIELAGGEGRVLPLSAENVLLRGSRVKNTECVIGCAIYTGMTTKLQLNSRLTRNKSASSETYVNRFLIFILIALIAIVTLLYFLKRYNELFVIPKLTYLGPAADGYSVKQFLQDYLSFLILFNYLIPISLYVTIELQRVIGGFFMEWDTELYEKETDQQCIVNTSNLNEELGQINILFSDKTGTLTKNEMNFQQCSIAGHKFTYKKTRLEDDETKALVDINKFSIDQKVFFQALAICHTVQVATSAPADAPVAANKNDSNKSGPPEMYSITDITEESHNSSQHSELNVSHTIDTAISVHPNGVNAPVSSSDVNPLLIGDDSYQVERRKRPQVVKRSPNFARSNKVHSAGVGDATAGNTTEQNGHSMVVGTPLQSQSPHMVRPISLQFQRSTSERDLPQFGEANSAAALGHRRAHSYGAPNAYLSHPVGNMTPPVGGLFRTASSTSRESYAAPTFTRQPTILIRAESQRRKNEIQQTLCLLDYQASSPDEKALVEACANLGFVYTGDDGEVLRVRIVPPHLDYKRPINSNKPKEDCFYRLHVLEFTSDRKRMSVIVRDEAGKKWIYTKGAESYVFPLCANSSALMVTKTDNHISDFARLGLRTLAIARREITETEYQEFISALAQANSSLENRKQLCEECYSKIESDLDLLGATAVEDALQDDVADTLVSLQAAGIKIWVLTGDKVETALNIALSCGHIPPDAKKYIILECKSRDDLLIHLNVLEREIVFGIGQECALLIDGKSLAVALAEAPKEFRDVAVKCTAVLCCRLSPLQKSEVVALIKSSNENYNTASIGDGANDVSMIQEAHVGIGIMGREGRQAARCADFAFAKFCMLKRLLLVHGHYHSVRLSFLVLYFFYKNIVFMGIMFLFQFHTLFSSSSVYDSLFLTLYNVIYTSLPILFISLTEKPYTEETLMQTPKLYRKNTDNKQLHWPYFLMWTVFAVYHALIIFYFAYCIFSFNNVILNGGQTAAFSCFGTLLIWGVVIIVNLKLWLESMYLSYWYIATIVLSILAFMVTTVIYNVINLDYDTDIYWAYNNLLASLPVWLYILLTIVACLLPDFTLRMLKRALKIKGFSIFPGKQRKREMRKKFESTYL; from the exons gGTTCCAGAGTTAGTACAATAAATGACTGgctacaaatacaaattggcGGCTCTGAGGatgttaaaaagaaaaagccaTCGAATCAAAATCGCATTAAGTCCACAAAATACACATTGCTCACATTTCTGCCGCAGAATCTATTGGAACAGTTTCGACGCATAGCTAACTTTTATTTTCTAGTTATGACTATAATATCGCTATTAATTG ACAGTCCCGTTTCGCCAATGACTTCTCTGTTGCCTCTAGTCTTTGTTATCGCTGTGACAGCTGCGAAACAAGGCTATGAAGACATCCTGCGCTATAGAACTGATAATGTGGTTAACCGCTCACCGG TTACCATCATAAAGAATGGCGCTGAGGCTATAATACAGTCACAGAATGTGGCCCCGGGTGATCTGATCGTTGTGGAGCGCGACTGCGATGTGCCCTGCGATTTGGTATTGCTGCGCTCAACCGATCCACATGGCAAATGCTTTATAACAACGGCCAATTTGGATGGTGAGTCGAATCTGAAGACGTTGATGGTGCCCAGAGAACTGCCGACTGTTCCGATCGAGGAGATGCACAAGCTGGGCGTTATCGAGTGCGAAAGTGCCGGCACCGATCTATATAGTTTTAATGGCAAGATCGAGCTGGCCGGCGGCGAGGGGCGCGTCCTGCCCCTCTCTGCCGAAAATGTGCTGCTCCGTGGATCGCGTGTAAAGAATACGGAGTGTGTCATCGGTTGTGCCATCTATACCGGAATGACCACCAAGCTGCAGCTGAACAGTCGTCTGACCCGCAACAAGAGCGCCTCGAGTGAAACCTATGTGAAcagatttttaatatttatactaATAGCTTTAATAGCCATAGTTACCTTGCTCTATTTCCTAAAACG TTACAATGAGCTCTTTGTGATACCCAAGCTGACCTATCTGGGACCTGCAGCGGATGGCTATAGTGTGAAACAGTTTCTGCAGGACTATCTGTCATTTCTCATACTGTTCAACTATTTGATACCCATCTCGCTGTACGTGACCATTGAGCTGCAGCGCGTCATTGGCGGCTTCTTCATGGAATGGGATACGGAGCTCTATGAGAAGGAGACCGATCAGCAGTGCATCGTGAACACATCGAACTTGAACGAGGAGCTCGGACAGATCAACATACTCTTCTCCGACAAGACGGGCACACTCACCAAAAACGAAATGAACTTCCAACAGTGCTCGATTGCTGGCCACAAGTTTACCTATAAGAAGACTCGCCTGGAAGATGATGAGACCAAGGCACTGGTGGACATAAACAAGTTCAGC ATTGACCAGAAGGTGTTCTTCCAAGCGCTGGCCATTTGCCACACAGTGCAGGTGGCAACAAGCGCGCCGGCAGATGCCCCGGTGGCGGCCAATAAGAATGATAGCAACAAGTCGGGACCACCTGAAATGTACTCCATTACGGACATCACCGAGGAGAGTCACAATTCTAGTCAGCACAGCGAGCTCAATGTGAGCCATACGATTGACACAGCCATCTCGGTGCATCCGAATGGTGTTAATGCACCGGTTAGCTCATCGGATGTGAATCCCCTGCTGATTGGCGATGACAGCTACCAGGTGGAGCGACGCAAGCGGCCGCAGGTGGTCAAGCGTAGCCCGAACTTTGCCAGATCCAATAAGGTGCACAGTGCGGGCGTTGGTGATGCGACGGCGGGCAACACGACTGAGCAGAATGGTCACTCGATGGTTGTTGGCACGCCGCTGCAGAGTCAGAGTCCGCACATGGTGCGGCCCATATCGCTGCAATTCCAACGTTCCACCTCTGAGCGGGATCTGCCGCAGTTTGGTGAGGCGAACAGTGCGGCTGCCTTGGGTCACAGGCGCGCCCATTCATATGGCGCGCCCAATGCGTATCTGTCGCATCCCGTTGGGAATATGACGCCACCAGTGGGTGGACTCTTTCGCACCGCCAGCAGCACATCGCGTGAGTCCTATGCAGCGCCCACATTCACACGCCAGCCTACGATACTCATACGTGCCGAATCGCAGCGTCGAAAGAATGAAATCCAGCAAACATTATG CTTGCTGGACTACCAGGCCTCCAGCCCGGACGAGAAGGCACTTGTGGAGGCCTGCGCCAATCTGGGCTTTGTCTATACGGGCGATGATGGCGAGGTGCTGCGCGTGCGCATTGTGCCGCCGCATCTGGACTATAAGCGACCCATCAACAGCAATAAGCCCAAGGAGGATTGCTTCTATCGTCTGCACGTGCTGGAGTTTACCTCCGATCGCAAGCGTATGAGCGTAATTGTGCGCGATGAGGCTGGCAAGAAGTGGATCTATACCAAGGGCGCCGAGAGCTATGTATTTCCGCTATGTGCAAACAGCTCGGCGTTGATGGTGACCAAAACGGATAACCATATCAGCGACTTTGCTCGCTTGGGTCTCCGCACCCTGGCCATAGCCAGGCGGGAGATCACTGAAACGGAGTATCAGGAATTCATCAGTGCCTTGGCCCAGGCGAACAGCTCACTGGAAAATCGAAAGCAACTTTGCGAGGAATGCTATTCAAAGATTGAAAGCG ACCTGGATCTGCTGGGCGCAACAGCTGTGGAGGATGCACTGCAGGATGATGTGGCCGACACGCTCGTATCCCTGCAGGCAGCTGGCATCAAGATTTGGGTGCTCACTGGTGACAAGGTGGAAACGGCACTGAACATTGCTCTGTCCTGTGGCCACATACCACCCGATGCCAAGAAGTATATTATACTCGAGTGCAAGAGCCGCGACGATCTGCTAATCCACTTGAATGTGCTCGAGCGCGAAATTGTCTTTGGGATCGGCCAAGAGTGTGCGCTGCTCATCGATGGCAAGAGCCTGGCCGTCGCTCTGGCCGAAGCACCCAAGGAGTTTCGCGACGTTGCCGTTAAGTGCACGGCCGTGCTCTGCTGTCGGCTCAGTCCCCTGCAGAAGAGCGAGGTGGTGGCGCTTATCAAGTCCTCCAATGAGAACTATAACACGGCCTCCATTGGGGATGGCGCCAACGATGTGTCCATGATCCAGGAGGCGCATGTCGGCATCGGTATTATGGGACGCGAGGGCCGTCAGGCGGCGCGCTGTGCCGACTTTGCCTTTGCCAAATTTTGCATGCTGAAGCGTTTGCTTCTGGTCCATGGTCATTATCACAGCGTGCGTCTATCGTTCCTGGTGCTCTACTTCTTCTACAAGAACATTGTGTTCATGGGCATCATGTTTCTATTTCAATTCCACACGCTCTTCTCCTCATCCTCTGTCTACGATTCTCTGTTCCTGACCCTCTACAATGTGATCTACACGTCGCTGCCCATTCTCTTCATATCTCTAACCGAGAAACCCTACACCGAGGAGACCCTTATGCA AACTCCGAAACTGTATAGGAAAAACACGGATAATAAGCAACTTCACTGGCCCTACTTCCTAATGTGGACCGTATTTGCGGTTTACCATGCGCTGATAATCTTCTATTTTGCGTACTGCATATTCTCCTTCAATAATGTCATACTGAATGGAGGCCAGACGGCGGCATTTTCCTGCTTTGGCACGCTGCTCATCTGGGGCGTGGTGATCATAGTGAACCTTAAGCTCTGGCTGGAGTCCATGTATCTATCCTATTGGTATATTGCGACCATAGTATTATCGATACTTGCATTTATGGTTACGACCGTCATCTACAATGTCATCAATTT GGACTACGATACGGATATTTACTGGGCATACAACAATCTCTTGGCCTCCCTGCCAGTCTGGCTGTACATCCTTTTGACGATTGTGGCCTGTCTATTGCCTGATTTCACATTGCGAATGCTGAAGAGAGCGTTGAAAATCAAGGGCTTCAGCATTTTTCCCGGTAAACAGCGAAAACGTGAAATGCGCAAAAAGTTCGAGTCGACCTATTTATAA
- the LOC6631415 gene encoding phospholipid-transporting ATPase IF isoform X2 — protein sequence MDKMFSKILAKRGSRVSTINDWLQIQIGGSEDVKKKKPSNQNRIKSTKYTLLTFLPQNLLEQFRRIANFYFLVMTIISLLIDSPVSPMTSLLPLVFVIAVTAAKQGYEDILRYRTDNVVNRSPVTIIKNGAEAIIQSQNVAPGDLIVVERDCDVPCDLVLLRSTDPHGKCFITTANLDGESNLKTLMVPRELPTVPIEEMHKLGVIECESAGTDLYSFNGKIELAGGEGRVLPLSAENVLLRGSRVKNTECVIGCAIYTGMTTKLQLNSRLTRNKSASSETYVNRFLIFILIALIAIVTLLYFLKRYNELFVIPKLTYLGPAADGYSVKQFLQDYLSFLILFNYLIPISLYVTIELQRVIGGFFMEWDTELYEKETDQQCIVNTSNLNEELGQINILFSDKTGTLTKNEMNFQQCSIAGHKFTYKKTRLEDDETKALVDINKFSIDQKVFFQALAICHTVQVATSAPADAPVAANKNDSNKSGPPEMYSITDITEESHNSSQHSELNVSHTIDTAISVHPNGVNAPVSSSDVNPLLIGDDSYQVERRKRPQVVKRSPNFARSNKVHSAGVGDATAGNTTEQNGHSMVVGTPLQSQSPHMVRPISLQFQRSTSERDLPQFGEANSAAALGHRRAHSYGAPNAYLSHPVGNMTPPVGGLFRTASSTSRESYAAPTFTRQPTILIRAESQRRKNEIQQTLCLLDYQASSPDEKALVEACANLGFVYTGDDGEVLRVRIVPPHLDYKRPINSNKPKEDCFYRLHVLEFTSDRKRMSVIVRDEAGKKWIYTKGAESYVFPLCANSSALMVTKTDNHISDFARLGLRTLAIARREITETEYQEFISALAQANSSLENRKQLCEECYSKIESDLDLLGATAVEDALQDDVADTLVSLQAAGIKIWVLTGDKVETALNIALSCGHIPPDAKKYIILECKSRDDLLIHLNVLEREIVFGIGQECALLIDGKSLAVALAEAPKEFRDVAVKCTAVLCCRLSPLQKSEVVALIKSSNENYNTASIGDGANDVSMIQEAHVGIGIMGREGRQAARCADFAFAKFCMLKRLLLVHGHYHSVRLSFLVLYFFYKNIVFMGIMFLFQFHTLFSSSSVYDSLFLTLYNVIYTSLPILFISLTEKPYTEETLMQTPKLYRKNTDNKQLHWPYFLMWTVFAVYHALIIFYFAYCIFSFNNVILNGGQTAAFSCFGTLLIWGVVIIVNLKLWLESMYLSYWYIATIVLSILAFMVTTVIYNVINLDYDTDIYWAYNNLLASLPVWLYILLTIVACLLPDFTLRMLKRALKIKGFSIFPGKQRKREMRKKFESTYL from the exons gGTTCCAGAGTTAGTACAATAAATGACTGgctacaaatacaaattggcGGCTCTGAGGatgttaaaaagaaaaagccaTCGAATCAAAATCGCATTAAGTCCACAAAATACACATTGCTCACATTTCTGCCGCAGAATCTATTGGAACAGTTTCGACGCATAGCTAACTTTTATTTTCTAGTTATGACTATAATATCGCTATTAATTG ACAGTCCCGTTTCGCCAATGACTTCTCTGTTGCCTCTAGTCTTTGTTATCGCTGTGACAGCTGCGAAACAAGGCTATGAAGACATCCTGCGCTATAGAACTGATAATGTGGTTAACCGCTCACCGG TTACCATCATAAAGAATGGCGCTGAGGCTATAATACAGTCACAGAATGTGGCCCCGGGTGATCTGATCGTTGTGGAGCGCGACTGCGATGTGCCCTGCGATTTGGTATTGCTGCGCTCAACCGATCCACATGGCAAATGCTTTATAACAACGGCCAATTTGGATGGTGAGTCGAATCTGAAGACGTTGATGGTGCCCAGAGAACTGCCGACTGTTCCGATCGAGGAGATGCACAAGCTGGGCGTTATCGAGTGCGAAAGTGCCGGCACCGATCTATATAGTTTTAATGGCAAGATCGAGCTGGCCGGCGGCGAGGGGCGCGTCCTGCCCCTCTCTGCCGAAAATGTGCTGCTCCGTGGATCGCGTGTAAAGAATACGGAGTGTGTCATCGGTTGTGCCATCTATACCGGAATGACCACCAAGCTGCAGCTGAACAGTCGTCTGACCCGCAACAAGAGCGCCTCGAGTGAAACCTATGTGAAcagatttttaatatttatactaATAGCTTTAATAGCCATAGTTACCTTGCTCTATTTCCTAAAACG TTACAATGAGCTCTTTGTGATACCCAAGCTGACCTATCTGGGACCTGCAGCGGATGGCTATAGTGTGAAACAGTTTCTGCAGGACTATCTGTCATTTCTCATACTGTTCAACTATTTGATACCCATCTCGCTGTACGTGACCATTGAGCTGCAGCGCGTCATTGGCGGCTTCTTCATGGAATGGGATACGGAGCTCTATGAGAAGGAGACCGATCAGCAGTGCATCGTGAACACATCGAACTTGAACGAGGAGCTCGGACAGATCAACATACTCTTCTCCGACAAGACGGGCACACTCACCAAAAACGAAATGAACTTCCAACAGTGCTCGATTGCTGGCCACAAGTTTACCTATAAGAAGACTCGCCTGGAAGATGATGAGACCAAGGCACTGGTGGACATAAACAAGTTCAGC ATTGACCAGAAGGTGTTCTTCCAAGCGCTGGCCATTTGCCACACAGTGCAGGTGGCAACAAGCGCGCCGGCAGATGCCCCGGTGGCGGCCAATAAGAATGATAGCAACAAGTCGGGACCACCTGAAATGTACTCCATTACGGACATCACCGAGGAGAGTCACAATTCTAGTCAGCACAGCGAGCTCAATGTGAGCCATACGATTGACACAGCCATCTCGGTGCATCCGAATGGTGTTAATGCACCGGTTAGCTCATCGGATGTGAATCCCCTGCTGATTGGCGATGACAGCTACCAGGTGGAGCGACGCAAGCGGCCGCAGGTGGTCAAGCGTAGCCCGAACTTTGCCAGATCCAATAAGGTGCACAGTGCGGGCGTTGGTGATGCGACGGCGGGCAACACGACTGAGCAGAATGGTCACTCGATGGTTGTTGGCACGCCGCTGCAGAGTCAGAGTCCGCACATGGTGCGGCCCATATCGCTGCAATTCCAACGTTCCACCTCTGAGCGGGATCTGCCGCAGTTTGGTGAGGCGAACAGTGCGGCTGCCTTGGGTCACAGGCGCGCCCATTCATATGGCGCGCCCAATGCGTATCTGTCGCATCCCGTTGGGAATATGACGCCACCAGTGGGTGGACTCTTTCGCACCGCCAGCAGCACATCGCGTGAGTCCTATGCAGCGCCCACATTCACACGCCAGCCTACGATACTCATACGTGCCGAATCGCAGCGTCGAAAGAATGAAATCCAGCAAACATTATG CTTGCTGGACTACCAGGCCTCCAGCCCGGACGAGAAGGCACTTGTGGAGGCCTGCGCCAATCTGGGCTTTGTCTATACGGGCGATGATGGCGAGGTGCTGCGCGTGCGCATTGTGCCGCCGCATCTGGACTATAAGCGACCCATCAACAGCAATAAGCCCAAGGAGGATTGCTTCTATCGTCTGCACGTGCTGGAGTTTACCTCCGATCGCAAGCGTATGAGCGTAATTGTGCGCGATGAGGCTGGCAAGAAGTGGATCTATACCAAGGGCGCCGAGAGCTATGTATTTCCGCTATGTGCAAACAGCTCGGCGTTGATGGTGACCAAAACGGATAACCATATCAGCGACTTTGCTCGCTTGGGTCTCCGCACCCTGGCCATAGCCAGGCGGGAGATCACTGAAACGGAGTATCAGGAATTCATCAGTGCCTTGGCCCAGGCGAACAGCTCACTGGAAAATCGAAAGCAACTTTGCGAGGAATGCTATTCAAAGATTGAAAGCG ACCTGGATCTGCTGGGCGCAACAGCTGTGGAGGATGCACTGCAGGATGATGTGGCCGACACGCTCGTATCCCTGCAGGCAGCTGGCATCAAGATTTGGGTGCTCACTGGTGACAAGGTGGAAACGGCACTGAACATTGCTCTGTCCTGTGGCCACATACCACCCGATGCCAAGAAGTATATTATACTCGAGTGCAAGAGCCGCGACGATCTGCTAATCCACTTGAATGTGCTCGAGCGCGAAATTGTCTTTGGGATCGGCCAAGAGTGTGCGCTGCTCATCGATGGCAAGAGCCTGGCCGTCGCTCTGGCCGAAGCACCCAAGGAGTTTCGCGACGTTGCCGTTAAGTGCACGGCCGTGCTCTGCTGTCGGCTCAGTCCCCTGCAGAAGAGCGAGGTGGTGGCGCTTATCAAGTCCTCCAATGAGAACTATAACACGGCCTCCATTGGGGATGGCGCCAACGATGTGTCCATGATCCAGGAGGCGCATGTCGGCATCGGTATTATGGGACGCGAGGGCCGTCAGGCGGCGCGCTGTGCCGACTTTGCCTTTGCCAAATTTTGCATGCTGAAGCGTTTGCTTCTGGTCCATGGTCATTATCACAGCGTGCGTCTATCGTTCCTGGTGCTCTACTTCTTCTACAAGAACATTGTGTTCATGGGCATCATGTTTCTATTTCAATTCCACACGCTCTTCTCCTCATCCTCTGTCTACGATTCTCTGTTCCTGACCCTCTACAATGTGATCTACACGTCGCTGCCCATTCTCTTCATATCTCTAACCGAGAAACCCTACACCGAGGAGACCCTTATGCA AACTCCGAAACTGTATAGGAAAAACACGGATAATAAGCAACTTCACTGGCCCTACTTCCTAATGTGGACCGTATTTGCGGTTTACCATGCGCTGATAATCTTCTATTTTGCGTACTGCATATTCTCCTTCAATAATGTCATACTGAATGGAGGCCAGACGGCGGCATTTTCCTGCTTTGGCACGCTGCTCATCTGGGGCGTGGTGATCATAGTGAACCTTAAGCTCTGGCTGGAGTCCATGTATCTATCCTATTGGTATATTGCGACCATAGTATTATCGATACTTGCATTTATGGTTACGACCGTCATCTACAATGTCATCAATTT GGACTACGATACGGATATTTACTGGGCATACAACAATCTCTTGGCCTCCCTGCCAGTCTGGCTGTACATCCTTTTGACGATTGTGGCCTGTCTATTGCCTGATTTCACATTGCGAATGCTGAAGAGAGCGTTGAAAATCAAGGGCTTCAGCATTTTTCCCGGTAAACAGCGAAAACGTGAAATGCGCAAAAAGTTCGAGTCGACCTATTTATAA